The Dreissena polymorpha isolate Duluth1 chromosome 8, UMN_Dpol_1.0, whole genome shotgun sequence genome includes the window atgggccctttatacttgaaaatttggttaagttttgtgttttggtccactttacccctaaaaaatcatagatattgctttcatacttggaacactcgcaaactatcataaagggacagtaaaggacaagttgcataactctggttgtcatttttacggaattatgaccctttttgacttagtaactttgaaaatatggttacattttgtgtttagatccactttacttctaaagtatcaaggcttttgctttcaaacttcaaatactttcatgctatcatgagggtactgtacctggcaagttgaattttaccttgacctttgaatgaccttgactctcaaggtcaaattattaaattttgctaaaattgccataacttctttagttatgattagatttgattgatactttgacaaaacaacttttacctgacataccacaatagactccacccaacccacctcgccccccccccccccccgaatccccccctcccTCGAAGCCCCCCTTCAATCCCCAccccaattaattttttttaaagatcatctaataaatgaccaccacaccatcacactatacccccctccacccccaaaaaataatttttatgcccccggtagggtggtatatagcagttgaactgtccgtcagtatgtcagtaggtcagtgtgtcagtatgtcagtcagtctgtccgtccgtccgataaaaactttaacattggccataacttttttactattgaagatagcaacttgatatttggcatgcatgtgtatgtcatggagctgcacattttgagtggtgaaaggtcaaggtcatccttcaaggtcaaatgtcgaatttatggcgtctgtccgtccgaaaactttaacattgggcataactttttcaatattgaagatagcaacttgatatttggcatgcatgtgtatctcatggagctgaacattttgagtggtaaaaggtgaaggtcaaggtcatccttcaaggtcaaatgtaaaatatatggcgtctgtccgtccgaaaactttaacatttgcaataacttttttaatattgaagatagcaacttgatatttggcatgcatgtgtatctcatgaagctgcaaattttgagtggtggaagttcaaggtcaaggtcatccttcaaggtcaaaaataaataaattgaaagcggcgttctcatgaagctgcacattttgagtggtggaagttcaaggtcaaggtcatcctttaaggtcaaggtcatccttcaaggtttaaggtccaaaaaaaattcaaagcggcgttctcatgaagctgcacattttgagtggtggaaggccaaggtcatctttcaaggtcaaggtcatccttcaaggtcaaaggtcaaaaaataataatttcaaagcggcattatcatgaagctgcacattttgagtggtggaagttcaaggtcaaggtcatccttcaaggtcaaaggtcaaaaaaaaaatatttcaaagcagccttctcataaagctgcacattttgagtggtggaagttcaaggtcaaggtcatccttcaaggtcaaaggtaaaaaaaaacttttttttttttcaaagcggcgcaatagggggcattgtgtttctgacgaacacatctcttgttttttttcaaacatggttaaaaaacacaaatatttatttttataattttatttttgaaataccgtccaacactcccacccaagaatccccccccccccaaaaaaaaaaaataatttttttttgcatttgtttgcatttttggaagataatgtaataaatgaccacacccccacactatacacccctccctcctttgtgattgaaattgagataggtcccttcacctttaaaaagaaaaatagatgagcggtctgcacccgcaaggcggtgctcttgttccagtttgtttttacaatatatGTCAAACAAATTGGCATTAATACTAATTTTGAGTGCTTTATCCAAATCTATCCATTACTTATATTTCAGTTTGCCCGCTTTAGAGACCAGCATGTGGTTGTTGCAGTCATGGTATCCCTGTTTGGAGGATTTGGGTTCGCCATCTACCCGATCTGCATGGAACTGGCTGTAGAGGTCACGTATCCAGTCGCAGAGGCCACCAGTGCGGGACTTATGATCATTTCAGGGTAACTGTCTAGTGACCTGTTTGTTTTATAAGACCATTATAAACTTTACCAGTTAGTGCCTGCCTGTAGATTTTCGTACTGTCAAGAAAGGTTTTATAATCGTCTTTGCTTAATTttctattgtttttttatttgtacaaCTTGTATCAATGTCATATTGGTCAGGTGATTTAAGGTTCTGGTTGAAAACCATGCACTAAATTTAACGAGTTAGAGATATTAACTTGGGCCAAAAATATAACCCTGCAAAATAACCAATGTACAAACTGTATTGGTTTTCTCTAAAAATCTAATCATGAAGTGAAGTCATCCAATAACAAGAATGTCTTCAAAAACTACACCAACTACACGACATACAGCCGTAAtagattgtaaaataaatgtgaTACTGAGCTTCATCTACAAATGAATATCATTTTCTGGAACAAACATCCTGTGATTTTGGAaacaattacataattattttatattcaagAATAAATCAAAGCTGCTTTTGACATGTTTGAGGGACTTTTGACAAAATAACGCTGGTGCTTGTCAAACTGTAAAATCAGGaagttttaatgtttatgttacctgataattatgattattatttgctAGCAGGATCAGTTTCtagttttaactctttcagtgctggaaccgaaatttgaaggcctttgcaaacagtttggatccagatgagacaccacagaacgtggcgtctcatcaggatcaaaactgtttgctattctgatagtattctttgaaaaaaaatcaaagagaatgctaattttagaaattcagcagacaacattttagcagacgacaaatttcccagcatgcaaagggttaagtgcaAATAATAAAAGACAACAGAGGGTGGACGTTGGGACATCTGGGCTATATGCACATATGTCAAGTATGGTGATGGACCAACAAAGGCAGTCTCAGCCTACTGCTTATCTAGGGCTTCACCTTATGCCAACAGTTCAATAATGTGAAGACAATACTTCCGTAAAACAAGAAATACATTGAAAGAGAAAATGTTGGCCTGCATGACGATTGCAAATGAATGAAGATCTGTTTCACATGACAAGCCTcacatttaatacatgtacatgaattgCCGTTGTGTATTCCAGTCAAATCCAGGGTGTGATCTACATGTTAGCTATGCAGTTCATGGCGACTGACCTCTCAGAGTACGAACTAAGCCTGGGCACTGGATGTAGCACCAGTATTCAGAAGGCCAACGACTTCACTCCACAGGACTGGACAGGTTAGCTTCCTTAACGCATTGTCATGCCCGCACAAAGTGGGAGGCAATATGCTGCCACAATTGTCTCTTGGTCTGTACTTACATACGTACCTCCCAAAATATTGTGTACGCAACTGCTCTCTACTTTCTGGATGGATTTCGGCTTAATTACCTTTAATGTATAAGTGATCGTAAAGTAAGGAATTTTTCCTGTCactgatatatttatatttccttAGTTCCATTTTAATTGTACGGGGGATTTGGCTCTAACTTTCGCAGCTGAAGAAAATACATATGTAGGTGATACAGGTAAGAATTCGTCTGCAACAAATTtcggcagaattatggcccatgGCAGACTTACCCAATTCCTATCTCACTTTTAGACCCAGGGCTATTTGTGAGTGTGGTGGCAACCGTTTCTGCATTCATATTGATCACGTTCTTCAAGGCAGTGTACAGACGCATGAACAAGGAGCAACAGATAGCAGCTGCCCGCATCATGAACCAGAGGATAGAAATCAGACCGGAGGTTCACATGTGAATATGTAGCAGAAGATTGAAATCCATTGAGTCGTTGATGTAAAACACAAATTGTGAACGTGACGATTTAAAATCAGATCACTAGTTAAGGCATGACTATGGAAATGGCGATTTGTATTTTGTTAGTGAGGTAGGGTTTCAGTTATAAAAGCCTTGTTCCCCACATGGTAATCTCAGGGACATTTGTGCTTTTCTCAAAGACATTGCCACATGTCATATCAGCAGTGTCTTTTACTTGTGATAGACGCTTGTGGACAAAATGTTGTGTCCCTATAAGCACACAACTTGCTAGGCCTCTCAGGTTAGCGATCTAGAGACTTTCTGCCTTATGGTTGTAAGGTGTTCTTTTTGTGTTTGCGTTTCTATTTGTGCCTTATTGAATGTGCACGAAAAGGCAGACCAAATGAgtcgcttattttattgattcttataactattttaaagttgatagtgttgttcaaaataatatttatgttttttattttttaaatgcaatttttgCAATCTTTATTGCCATACAAAATAGTGAGCTTTAGCTAAACCTGTTAAAACAGGCTTGAGAATGTCAAGAAATAGGTGGCTGATGTTGATGGGGGCATTACAGAAAGTGATTTGCTTGTTGTATGTGGACATGTCCAGAAATACACTTTTTGTCAGgcattgttaaccaggttttccgaaggaaaaaactggttattagattggcgaatgcgggcgggctggcgggcgggcggaacaagcttgtccgggccataactatgttgttcattgtcagattttaaaatcatttggcacatttgttcaccatcattggatggtgtgtcgcgcgaaataattacgtcgatatctccaaggtcaaggtcacactttgagttcaaaggtcaaaaatggccataaatgagcttgtcctggccataactatgtcattcattgtgagattttaaaatcatttggcacatttgttcaccatcatgggacggtgtgtcgcacgaaagaatcacgtcaatatctccaatgtcaaggtcgccacgactagaaatagattttttttttttttactttcaaagggggttaattttgtttgttcatttcaaaagttcagtttgagttttctccctttatcagtttttttttcacaatgaaaacctggttttgtgacaattttgtcccttgttttctcTTTGTACTGCATAGAACATGGTTGTAGTTTTAATTATTATCTTTATATATAATTGATGTTTTATTTCTAATAGCTTTGGAAACcgtgtgtatgttttgttttgtattgcatATGTTCATTTGATTATTGTAATTCTAGCTATTGCATGTTAAATTTAAAGAGCCTGTTGCCTTTAAAGAGACtgtacaaaaataataaaatgcatactgGAATGTCATAAGTTCTAATAGAACAAaattatacttgtttttattAAGAACTATTTGTTTGAAATACGAGTACATTTAAGCTAGCTTACTTGGTCGAACACTAAACTACGAATCTGAGGATTGCGGGTTCGATTCCCAGCCCGACCACATAACTTGTGTGGCCATTtgtcattaaattatttatacaacAATTGTATACAAACTGTGTGATAGATTTCCACCAAATTGTTATTATTGGCAGAttatatgcatgtgtttgtgttttggtATGTAAGCTGTCCATGAGAATGAATTctgaaatgttaatgtttttgttgaCTTTGGCTTAAAGATTCCTctgttatttattgttgtttgttgATGTTCATAACCTGGTAAATAATTAACATGAAATGGTCATTTTACAtttgcatgtatatttatgtttttcagTTAACCTCCATTTTTTTCGAAATATCTTAACTGTGTGCTACCAATAATTTACCAAATCATGttcaatttacacacactaatGTATTCATGATTGTTCTTCTTAAttgctttttatataaaattatattttattattttgttatttatttataagaaaatgtGCTTAATAGATCGACACATACCGGTATTTGCAGTTTTtgttagtttattttttttatttgaattattgtGACTATTTAATATCTATTGaagttaataaaaatgtataaaagcaACAGACTTGAAGAAACTTAATCATTATTTCCctattttatacacaaaaacGTAGGACAATCAATCAAACCACACGCGTTTTTGTATATTTATAGTccaaatgaaaagaaaaaaagaaaatgtgttactAACTGTGACCAGGTCATAATAACACCATTTCACACTGTTTGGCGCACAAAAATAGCAGGAACATAGGATATTTGGTTGGGAATCTATAACAAAGAGAGGGATGTAtagtattttataaataaattgaaacagTCCACAAATAATGGATCCGGCCCTGCTGTTTTATACACATGTTctacatttgagcctcgctcaTGAAAATCCggacatgtgcgtaaagtatcgtccaatattagcatgtgcaCTCCAACCAGGCTAATAcaggacgacattttccacttttatggagtATTTCGTTCACAAGAAGTTTCTTCTCAACGAAATGTTAGTATAGGCATAGTTTCATgacagattagcctttgcggactgcacagactaatctcggacgacacttatGCTTTAAGCCCGGtattcccagagcgcggcttatttgtatttgaaatttgGCAAACTACTTTAGCTTTCAAAATTCTCATGAATTAAACAGTTCCACATTGTAGGTTActtttttacttaattataaaaacaacaacattgaaacaTATGTCTCTTTGAGAATAAATTAAACACGAATAATATTATATGACGCTTTTATAATACGAACAGTAAGTAATGTTTAAATATTACACATGTTAAATACTAGTTAActttaaaatgaagaaaatatcataactattgCTTATAACAGAATATgataaaattttattatttcttgtATACTACTATTGCTTGCATGAAAACCCCACACACATCTAGTACGTATTAGCCAGTTAAATGTCCTCTTTCAAGCGGGTCATGTCGCCGCTTTTGCGACCCTCGTCACTTGTGTTTGTATTTCGCGAGGAAGCGCCTAAACGCACCGGAAGTTGAATTGACATCTGACGCGCACGCGGTGGCAAATGACGCATTGGCGGCGTCTCGGATAGGTCATCATCGACGGCGACATTTTCCGTAGACTCCATCGCGGCTATTTTTAGTTCCTCGTCGGATCCTTCGCCGTCGTCTCTCTTGTCGGTGTTGGGTTTTGGCGCCGGACGTATGTTGTCAACGGGCTGTGACGATACCGGCCTTGATTTGACCTTGCGGGGTCGCAGCGCCCTCTCGCGGCTGATTTTCTCGCGTTTCGCTTCGATTTCGTCGTTGACCGTCTGGATGTGCTTTGCAATTTGTTCAGTAATACCTGGAAGATATGGAGTTGTGATTGTAGTTGAAGGATGCGCTTTACATAACCGGTTGTTATGGATTAGACTTAACGATGATTTGATTGATCTTGTAATGGGACGAGAAGCGAACATACTCTATTTAATGAAACAATTGTGTAGATATTCTACAGGTATtaacatatgcaaaacaattttCATCACTACCTTTACTTGATATCATAGTACTGGTATGTTACAAACATCCAACATTAAACATGTCATCAGCCATAAACGGAACAGTTTGTTAAAGAGGGAAACAATCTCATATGATACGGTTAGGCAAATGTTAGCGTATTTATCACCAACGCTTACGTTTAAATGACGCGAAGTCTGACATTTTCTCTGCCATGAGTTTCTGTAGGCGTGTCCTGATTCTCCAGAGGGGCGTGTCTTCCACGCGCGTGGCCCCTTCCCCTTTCTGCGCGTACAGCATGTCTTTGTGGTGCTTCTTGTACTCCTGATTCGCCATCAGCAACTCGCTAAAAAGCGCGAATCTCTTAAAACACTTTTAATTTCTACCGCTCTCTGCGATATAGGGGCTATTTGAATGTTCCGCacatcatgtgcgtaaagtgtcgtcctagattagatTTGAAGTTCGTACAAATCGTACAAATTCGAATCCAACAAATCTCAACGCCATACATGGATCCAAGAAAATCTATGTATCATTACGAAATAAAAGGTTTGATATATGTACACCTTAACTACGTTCCAATACAATCATTAACTGGTTACAAAATTGTTTCCCAAGCTAAAACATGTGCAAGCAAAACTGGAAACGCATGGCAATTTATAACTTGTCTGCAATCCGTTTCTCTAAACTGACATTTTGATATTAAATACTAGATCTATTTAAAGTAGTGTCTATTTATCAATAATGCTAATTATGAATGCCAAGACCTTTATGGCATTGGTAAATAATAAATtacgctgaatgggtcaagttccccccgGGTACTACCTCctcgtaccccgggtactttgaagtttacgtacccatttatttcttacccaatttttttagtacccaattttttttttaatcaaaattttcgtacccatttttttcgtacccacatttttttccttACCCACaattgtcgtacccaattttttttcgtaccaaattttttttggcatattttattcgtacccaaaattttaggtacgaaaattttggttacgaaaaaaaatgtgggtgggtacgaaaaaaaaattgggtacgaaaaaaaaattgggtacgaacaattttgggtacacTTTttccgggtactacttccccgtaccccgggtgcTTTGAAGaatacttccccgtaccccgggcaCTTGTAAGTAAACTTccaagtacccggggtacggggaagtagtacccgggaggaacttgacccattcagcataAATTACTCTATGAGGATTGCTCTTACTGGTTTACACCTCTGATAGTGACTGAGAACTAACAGTAACGGCCAGACAAAAGTATTGGAGGGATTGAATTTGTAACATATTGTGGTAAACCAaaggaaaataattcttattcttaaaaaaaagggTTTTAACTAAAAGCAGTAATTGCTTAAAGCTTAAGAGTTTAATAAATATGAAGGATTTAAGCTTAATGATCAGAATTTGTATACATCCCccattacaaaaaatataactcATCTTTGAGTGTAGTTGCGTTTATTTTGTTGACGGAGCCGCAAGCTTTATTATCTGCATAACTCAGAACCTTCTGATAAAAGAATACGAGATTTGTCACTTACTAAACGCTGACTAAACTAACTATAAATAGGCGACGTTGAAGTGACAAATTTCTAAAGTATGTTGAAATTGCCTAAACACACATATCCAATAGCTTACTTACTCGTACTCTATCTGGCCGCTCTTGTCCTTGTCGAGCTTGTTGATCAGCATGTCTATACCTTCATCACTGAACGGTATGTTAGCCAGCTGGAACAAAACAACAGCAGTACACCTGGCTGGTTATCAGACTTCAGTAAAATGTATGGTAATAAGAAATGTGAACGCATAACTCGTAATTATATACAACACCCATGTCTAATAATAATAACTAAGTACGCATGGCTAGTAATCAGATCTCAATAAACATGCTGGATATTCAAGGACTCTCGCACTCATGCCTATTAACGGGACCCCAGTACGCGGGTTTGGTAATGAGACCTCAGTACGCATGCCAGGTTACTGAACCTCAGTACGCGTGTCTGGTAATTGAACCTCATCACGCATGCCTGGTGATCGGAGTTCAGTACGCAGCCTGGTGATCAGAGTTAAGTTCGCATGTCTGGTTATTGAACCTCAGTGCGCATGTCTGGTATTTGAACCTCATTACGCATGCCTGGTAATTGGACCAATGTCCACATGTCTGGAGATCGGACCAAAGAACGCATGCCTGGTAATCGGACCTCAGAAGGCATGTTTGGTTATCCGAACTCAGATCTCGTGGTTGGTAATCGAACCTTAGTTAGCGTGTCTGGTAATAGGTCGGTAAAACGCAGGCTTGGCAAGTTCAATCACTCAGTGTCTAAACCTGGTCAGTTCGTCTGATTGCCTGGTAATCGGACAAACCACAGGAGGGAAGCTCatagtattatttttatatatgctataatagagtgtatctattatagcatatatatataaaaaataatactaaaaataatatcatgggcttccctcctgtgggaCATACGGGTTGTAAATTAGTCAGGGTAGTACTTATTTCTTGTCATTTGACCTAAGTTCATGTGCCGTAATACTGTAAAACTATCAGGCGCCAAAATGAGTATGTCTCTTTATCTCCTTCTTGAAGAAGAAACATAGTTTATATTTTTCACAATCTATCAAAACAGAACTAGACGAAATATAACATAAACACACTGTACCCGCAGCCCTGTTCGTATCTCCTCTCTGTCGAGCACTCGGTTGCCGTCCTTGTCAAGGGAGTTAAACAGGTCCGTCACCCGGAAGCCCATCAGTCGCCCGAACTCGATCAACACCAACGCCGGGTGCTCCTCGATGAGATTGCGTTCCAGCTCCGGACTATTGGTTTTAAGCGTGCCTACCACGTGACCATGAACGACGTCGAGTTGTCTCCCTTGAAGATGAATCTCGTTTATTCTCGCGAGGCAGCGATGCTCGACTTGCTGAATCTATGGTGGAAAACATGACAATAAAATGC containing:
- the LOC127842931 gene encoding uncharacterized protein LOC127842931, whose amino-acid sequence is MGFRVTDLFNSLDKDGNRVLDREEIRTGLRLANIPFSDEGIDMLINKLDKDKSGQIEYDELLMANQEYKKHHKDMLYAQKGEGATRVEDTPLWRIRTRLQKLMAEKMSDFASFKRITEQIAKHIQTVNDEIEAKREKISRERALRPRKVKSRPVSSQPVDNIRPAPKPNTDKRDDGEGSDEELKIAAMESTENVAVDDDLSETPPMRHLPPRARQMSIQLPVRLGASSRNTNTSDEGRKSGDMTRLKEDI